The Branchiostoma floridae strain S238N-H82 chromosome 10, Bfl_VNyyK, whole genome shotgun sequence genome has a segment encoding these proteins:
- the LOC118424899 gene encoding juvenile hormone acid O-methyltransferase-like, with the protein MAFSPQNCVGECRGGQTWWEQGKMCTDLTDSYSSSQPIQQEIAVMLMHQNFEWQEGDTVLDVGCGTGEISKYVAQQHGVKSVEAFDVSPDMVRHARKNSPHEKVAYHIADARDELAMKLVWEESFRKAVCFNVLHWIEEKERVIRNVFSTLKQGGEFLFSVSAGVPAMTVARGIIEYPKWKEAFTGFSYPVWEWPKGDAIGMQKLLEDVGFEVITCVNQVFTVKFESDQEEKMFLRPLLSHLEHIPAHLHDEFLMDFIYVFYTFAPKDENQRAIWEFPFVVAHVRK; encoded by the coding sequence ATGGCTTTCTCACCACAGAATTGTGTAGGGGAGTGTCGGGGTGGCCAGACCTGGTGGGAACAGGGAAAGATGTGTACCGACCTGACGGACTCGTATTCCAGCAGTCAACCCATCCAGCAGGAGATCGCGGTGATGCTCATGCATCAAAACTTTGAGTGGCAAGAGGGGGATACCGTCCTCGACGTGGGATGTGGCACAGGTGAGATTTCAAAATACGTTGCACAGCAGCACGGCGTGAAGTCTGTGGAGGCGTTTGACGTCTCGCCTGACATGGTACGGCATGCTCGTAAAAACAGTCCCCACGAAAAGGTAGCATACCACATCGCCGACGCTCGCGATGAGCTTGCCATGAAGCTGGTTTGGGAGGAGTCCTTCAGAAAGGCCGTGTGTTTCAATGTTCTCCACTGGATAGAAGAAAAGGAACGTGTGATCAGGAATGTGTTCTCGACTCTTAAACAGGGAGGGGAATTCCTCTTCAGTGTCTCTGCGGGTGTCCCTGCCATGACAGTCGCCCGAGGAATAATCGAATATCCCAAATGGAAGGAGGCATTCACTGGCTTCTCATACCCGGTGTGGGAATGGCCCAAAGGGGATGCTATCGGGATGCAGAAGCTGCTGGAAGATGTAGGCTTCGAAGTGATCACTTGTGTCAATCAAGTGTTTACTGTCAAGTTTGAGTCTGACCAGGAAGAAAAGATGTTTCTTCGGCCTCTACTGAGTCATCTGGAGCATATACCTGCTCACCTTCACGATGAGTTTCTCATGGATTTCATCTACGTCTTCTACACTTTCGCCCCAAAGGATGAAAACCAACGTGCTATCTGGGAATTTCCTTTTGTTGTTGCTCACGTTAGAAAATAG
- the LOC118424124 gene encoding cartilage-associated protein-like isoform X1: MLAVQKTCHIMAQAVFIFGTTFCLYLAVILVDPALGDDPSIVPYDQLYEAGKTHYTREEWLDTIIHMERAIKNYKLRRSEMIGCRMKCTNHTKIVKDVFALDHRYSHHNELNFFAQVVKKAECLKHCLDDRLGDIWQLPVHEDIEKEFEARVPYDYLQLAYWRTNQLAKAVAAAHTFIVANPDHSVMQDNIEFYKEFEGVTKDMFQDMERPEHEQMFYNGVAAYNDQDYKECKRTMEKAIKLYYHAEMECRVQCEGPYIHEYFPEFFQSITNHYSSVLKCKAGCPEEVAGPNQRTNYKNYLPMHYHYLQFCLYQLGEVVDAAQAASSFLLFIPDHGDMLQNIQFYQRQADITTENLQPRKDSVEYLEMVMLEQKLLDLAETTFTDDDEMSLDDEEGKEEEKEPITEDMPNPTPDAAKLIRKGDLGNLPYDRAALPGTIPDAVPGTIPTTDTVIQGDKDPAVQGMDMGSQAESAQPTDAEPVFEEDSIQRPATEEESPEVSIILDEAKTEL; encoded by the exons ATGCTAGCGGTGCAGAAGACGTGTCACATCATGGCGCAGGCTGTCTTCATCTTCGGGACCACTTTCTGCTTGTACCTCGCCGTCATTCTCGTCGATCCCGCCTTGGGGGACGACCCAAGCATCGTCCCGTACGATCAGCTCTACGAGGCCGGCAAGACTCACTACACGAGAGAGGAATGGCTGGACACAATCATTCACATGGAGAGGGCCATCAAGAACTACAAGTTGAGACGGTCCGAGATGATCGGCTGCCGTATGAAGTGCACCAACCACACCAAGATCGTCAAGGACGTCTTCGCTCTTGACCATCGCTACTCTCATCATAACGAGCTCAACTTCTTCGCACAAGTCGTGAAGAAGGCGGAGTGTCTGAAGCACTGCCTGGACGACCGGCTGGGCGACATCTGGCAACTCCCGGTCCACGAAGACATCGAGAAGGAGTTTGAAGCCAGAGTTCCTTACGACTACCTACAACTGGCTTACTGGAGG ACCAACCAGTTGGCCAAGGCAGTTGCAGCAGCACACACCTTCATCGTGGCCAACCCAGACCACTCTGTAATGCAGGACAACATCGAGTTCTACAAGGAGTTTGAAGGAGTGACCAAGGACATGTTCCAAGACATGGAGAGACCAGAACACGAG CAAATGTTCTACAACGGAGTGGCTGCCTACAATGACCAGGACTACAAAGAGTGCAAGAGAACGATGGAGAAGGCCATCAAGCTGTACTACCATGCAGAGATGGAGTGTAGGGTACAGTGCGAGGGGCCCTACATTCATGAATACTTCCCTGAGTTTTTCCAGTCCATCACAA ACCACTACTCGTCTGTACTGAAGTGCAAGGCTGGATGTCCAGAGGAAGTGGCAGGTCCCAACCAGAGAACTAACTACAAGAACTACCTGCCCATGCACTACCACTATCTACAGTTCTGTCTATATCAGC TTGGTGAGGTAGTTGATGCAGCCCAGGCAGCCTCCTCCTTCCTCCTGTTCATCCCGGACCATGGGGACATGTTACAGAACATCCAGTTCTACCAGAGGCAGGCAGACATCACCACAGAGAACCTACAGCCCAGGAAG GACTCAGTTGAGTACTTAGAAATGGTGATGCTGGAGCAAAAACTGCTGGACTTAGCAGAAACCACATTcacagatgatgatgag ATGTCACTGGATGATGAGGAGGgaaaggaggaggagaaggaacCCATCACAGAGGACATGCCTAACCCCACACCAGACGCCGCCAAGTTGATTCGCAAG GGTGACCTCGGGAACCTGCCTTACGATAGGGCCGCCCTCCCCGGCACAATACCTGACGCCGTACCCGGCACAATACCCACCACTGATACTGTCATACAGGGGGACAAGGACCCTGCCGTGCAGGGAATGGACATGGGGTCTCAGGCCGAATCTGCACAACCCAC TGATGCAGAGCCTGTATTTGAAGAGGACAGTATACAGAGGCCAGCAACAGAAGAGGAGTCACCAGAAGTCTCCATTATTCTGGATGAAGCAAAAACAGAGCTATAG
- the LOC118424124 gene encoding prolyl 3-hydroxylase 1-like isoform X4 — translation MLAVQKTCHIMAQAVFIFGTTFCLYLAVILVDPALGDDPSIVPYDQLYEAGKTHYTREEWLDTIIHMERAIKNYKLRRSEMIGCRMKCTNHTKIVKDVFALDHRYSHHNELNFFAQVVKKAECLKHCLDDRLGDIWQLPVHEDIEKEFEARVPYDYLQLAYWRTNQLAKAVAAAHTFIVANPDHSVMQDNIEFYKEFEGVTKDMFQDMERPEHEQMFYNGVAAYNDQDYKECKRTMEKAIKLYYHAEMECRVQCEGPYIHEYFPEFFQSITNHYSSVLKCKAGCPEEVAGPNQRTNYKNYLPMHYHYLQFCLYQLGEVVDAAQAASSFLLFIPDHGDMLQNIQFYQRQADITTENLQPRKDSVEYLEMVMLEQKLLDLAETTFTDDDEMSLDDEEGKEEEKEPITEDMPNPTPDAAKLIRK, via the exons ATGCTAGCGGTGCAGAAGACGTGTCACATCATGGCGCAGGCTGTCTTCATCTTCGGGACCACTTTCTGCTTGTACCTCGCCGTCATTCTCGTCGATCCCGCCTTGGGGGACGACCCAAGCATCGTCCCGTACGATCAGCTCTACGAGGCCGGCAAGACTCACTACACGAGAGAGGAATGGCTGGACACAATCATTCACATGGAGAGGGCCATCAAGAACTACAAGTTGAGACGGTCCGAGATGATCGGCTGCCGTATGAAGTGCACCAACCACACCAAGATCGTCAAGGACGTCTTCGCTCTTGACCATCGCTACTCTCATCATAACGAGCTCAACTTCTTCGCACAAGTCGTGAAGAAGGCGGAGTGTCTGAAGCACTGCCTGGACGACCGGCTGGGCGACATCTGGCAACTCCCGGTCCACGAAGACATCGAGAAGGAGTTTGAAGCCAGAGTTCCTTACGACTACCTACAACTGGCTTACTGGAGG ACCAACCAGTTGGCCAAGGCAGTTGCAGCAGCACACACCTTCATCGTGGCCAACCCAGACCACTCTGTAATGCAGGACAACATCGAGTTCTACAAGGAGTTTGAAGGAGTGACCAAGGACATGTTCCAAGACATGGAGAGACCAGAACACGAG CAAATGTTCTACAACGGAGTGGCTGCCTACAATGACCAGGACTACAAAGAGTGCAAGAGAACGATGGAGAAGGCCATCAAGCTGTACTACCATGCAGAGATGGAGTGTAGGGTACAGTGCGAGGGGCCCTACATTCATGAATACTTCCCTGAGTTTTTCCAGTCCATCACAA ACCACTACTCGTCTGTACTGAAGTGCAAGGCTGGATGTCCAGAGGAAGTGGCAGGTCCCAACCAGAGAACTAACTACAAGAACTACCTGCCCATGCACTACCACTATCTACAGTTCTGTCTATATCAGC TTGGTGAGGTAGTTGATGCAGCCCAGGCAGCCTCCTCCTTCCTCCTGTTCATCCCGGACCATGGGGACATGTTACAGAACATCCAGTTCTACCAGAGGCAGGCAGACATCACCACAGAGAACCTACAGCCCAGGAAG GACTCAGTTGAGTACTTAGAAATGGTGATGCTGGAGCAAAAACTGCTGGACTTAGCAGAAACCACATTcacagatgatgatgag ATGTCACTGGATGATGAGGAGGgaaaggaggaggagaaggaacCCATCACAGAGGACATGCCTAACCCCACACCAGACGCCGCCAAGTTGATTCGCAAG TGA
- the LOC118424124 gene encoding cartilage-associated protein-like isoform X2, with protein MLAVQKTCHIMAQAVFIFGTTFCLYLAVILVDPALGDDPSIVPYDQLYEAGKTHYTREEWLDTIIHMERAIKNYKLRRSEMIGCRMKCTNHTKIVKDVFALDHRYSHHNELNFFAQVVKKAECLKHCLDDRLGDIWQLPVHEDIEKEFEARVPYDYLQLAYWRTNQLAKAVAAAHTFIVANPDHSVMQDNIEFYKEFEGVTKDMFQDMERPEHEQMFYNGVAAYNDQDYKECKRTMEKAIKLYYHAEMECRVQCEGPYIHEYFPEFFQSITNHYSSVLKCKAGCPEEVAGPNQRTNYKNYLPMHYHYLQFCLYQLGEVVDAAQAASSFLLFIPDHGDMLQNIQFYQRQADITTENLQPRKDSVEYLEMVMLEQKLLDLAETTFTDDDEMSLDDEEGKEEEKEPITEDMPNPTPDAAKLIRKGDKDPAVQGMDMGSQAESAQPTDAEPVFEEDSIQRPATEEESPEVSIILDEAKTEL; from the exons ATGCTAGCGGTGCAGAAGACGTGTCACATCATGGCGCAGGCTGTCTTCATCTTCGGGACCACTTTCTGCTTGTACCTCGCCGTCATTCTCGTCGATCCCGCCTTGGGGGACGACCCAAGCATCGTCCCGTACGATCAGCTCTACGAGGCCGGCAAGACTCACTACACGAGAGAGGAATGGCTGGACACAATCATTCACATGGAGAGGGCCATCAAGAACTACAAGTTGAGACGGTCCGAGATGATCGGCTGCCGTATGAAGTGCACCAACCACACCAAGATCGTCAAGGACGTCTTCGCTCTTGACCATCGCTACTCTCATCATAACGAGCTCAACTTCTTCGCACAAGTCGTGAAGAAGGCGGAGTGTCTGAAGCACTGCCTGGACGACCGGCTGGGCGACATCTGGCAACTCCCGGTCCACGAAGACATCGAGAAGGAGTTTGAAGCCAGAGTTCCTTACGACTACCTACAACTGGCTTACTGGAGG ACCAACCAGTTGGCCAAGGCAGTTGCAGCAGCACACACCTTCATCGTGGCCAACCCAGACCACTCTGTAATGCAGGACAACATCGAGTTCTACAAGGAGTTTGAAGGAGTGACCAAGGACATGTTCCAAGACATGGAGAGACCAGAACACGAG CAAATGTTCTACAACGGAGTGGCTGCCTACAATGACCAGGACTACAAAGAGTGCAAGAGAACGATGGAGAAGGCCATCAAGCTGTACTACCATGCAGAGATGGAGTGTAGGGTACAGTGCGAGGGGCCCTACATTCATGAATACTTCCCTGAGTTTTTCCAGTCCATCACAA ACCACTACTCGTCTGTACTGAAGTGCAAGGCTGGATGTCCAGAGGAAGTGGCAGGTCCCAACCAGAGAACTAACTACAAGAACTACCTGCCCATGCACTACCACTATCTACAGTTCTGTCTATATCAGC TTGGTGAGGTAGTTGATGCAGCCCAGGCAGCCTCCTCCTTCCTCCTGTTCATCCCGGACCATGGGGACATGTTACAGAACATCCAGTTCTACCAGAGGCAGGCAGACATCACCACAGAGAACCTACAGCCCAGGAAG GACTCAGTTGAGTACTTAGAAATGGTGATGCTGGAGCAAAAACTGCTGGACTTAGCAGAAACCACATTcacagatgatgatgag ATGTCACTGGATGATGAGGAGGgaaaggaggaggagaaggaacCCATCACAGAGGACATGCCTAACCCCACACCAGACGCCGCCAAGTTGATTCGCAAG GGGGACAAGGACCCTGCCGTGCAGGGAATGGACATGGGGTCTCAGGCCGAATCTGCACAACCCAC TGATGCAGAGCCTGTATTTGAAGAGGACAGTATACAGAGGCCAGCAACAGAAGAGGAGTCACCAGAAGTCTCCATTATTCTGGATGAAGCAAAAACAGAGCTATAG
- the LOC118424124 gene encoding prolyl 3-hydroxylase 1-like isoform X3, translating to MLAVQKTCHIMAQAVFIFGTTFCLYLAVILVDPALGDDPSIVPYDQLYEAGKTHYTREEWLDTIIHMERAIKNYKLRRSEMIGCRMKCTNHTKIVKDVFALDHRYSHHNELNFFAQVVKKAECLKHCLDDRLGDIWQLPVHEDIEKEFEARVPYDYLQLAYWRTNQLAKAVAAAHTFIVANPDHSVMQDNIEFYKEFEGVTKDMFQDMERPEHEQMFYNGVAAYNDQDYKECKRTMEKAIKLYYHAEMECRVQCEGPYIHEYFPEFFQSITNHYSSVLKCKAGCPEEVAGPNQRTNYKNYLPMHYHYLQFCLYQLGEVVDAAQAASSFLLFIPDHGDMLQNIQFYQRQADITTENLQPRKDSVEYLEMVMLEQKLLDLAETTFTDDDEMSLDDEEGKEEEKEPITEDMPNPTPDAAKLIRKCPCTGKV from the exons ATGCTAGCGGTGCAGAAGACGTGTCACATCATGGCGCAGGCTGTCTTCATCTTCGGGACCACTTTCTGCTTGTACCTCGCCGTCATTCTCGTCGATCCCGCCTTGGGGGACGACCCAAGCATCGTCCCGTACGATCAGCTCTACGAGGCCGGCAAGACTCACTACACGAGAGAGGAATGGCTGGACACAATCATTCACATGGAGAGGGCCATCAAGAACTACAAGTTGAGACGGTCCGAGATGATCGGCTGCCGTATGAAGTGCACCAACCACACCAAGATCGTCAAGGACGTCTTCGCTCTTGACCATCGCTACTCTCATCATAACGAGCTCAACTTCTTCGCACAAGTCGTGAAGAAGGCGGAGTGTCTGAAGCACTGCCTGGACGACCGGCTGGGCGACATCTGGCAACTCCCGGTCCACGAAGACATCGAGAAGGAGTTTGAAGCCAGAGTTCCTTACGACTACCTACAACTGGCTTACTGGAGG ACCAACCAGTTGGCCAAGGCAGTTGCAGCAGCACACACCTTCATCGTGGCCAACCCAGACCACTCTGTAATGCAGGACAACATCGAGTTCTACAAGGAGTTTGAAGGAGTGACCAAGGACATGTTCCAAGACATGGAGAGACCAGAACACGAG CAAATGTTCTACAACGGAGTGGCTGCCTACAATGACCAGGACTACAAAGAGTGCAAGAGAACGATGGAGAAGGCCATCAAGCTGTACTACCATGCAGAGATGGAGTGTAGGGTACAGTGCGAGGGGCCCTACATTCATGAATACTTCCCTGAGTTTTTCCAGTCCATCACAA ACCACTACTCGTCTGTACTGAAGTGCAAGGCTGGATGTCCAGAGGAAGTGGCAGGTCCCAACCAGAGAACTAACTACAAGAACTACCTGCCCATGCACTACCACTATCTACAGTTCTGTCTATATCAGC TTGGTGAGGTAGTTGATGCAGCCCAGGCAGCCTCCTCCTTCCTCCTGTTCATCCCGGACCATGGGGACATGTTACAGAACATCCAGTTCTACCAGAGGCAGGCAGACATCACCACAGAGAACCTACAGCCCAGGAAG GACTCAGTTGAGTACTTAGAAATGGTGATGCTGGAGCAAAAACTGCTGGACTTAGCAGAAACCACATTcacagatgatgatgag ATGTCACTGGATGATGAGGAGGgaaaggaggaggagaaggaacCCATCACAGAGGACATGCCTAACCCCACACCAGACGCCGCCAAGTTGATTCGCAAG TGTCCATGCACGGGGAAAGTCTAA
- the LOC118424439 gene encoding LOW QUALITY PROTEIN: 3-ketoacyl-CoA thiolase B, peroxisomal-like (The sequence of the model RefSeq protein was modified relative to this genomic sequence to represent the inferred CDS: inserted 2 bases in 1 codon; substituted 1 base at 1 genomic stop codon) — protein sequence MERMQTIFGHISVPNRAQNQSFSSLAQNEVKGRFAESEDDVVIVSALRTPIGKAARGSFKDTTPDDLLVSVLKATLERTNVNPSEIGDICVGNVLQPGAGPAVFRIAQFAAGIPETVPLSACNRQCSSGLQAVMHVANSIKAGVCDMAIGAGVESMSKRKQGGEPGDLNPDNFKFEKARDCIIPMGITSENVAERFGVTRETQDMFAAISQQRACAATEKGLFQDEIVPVKTKVVXQGXQEREITVTKDDGVRPGTTKEKLARLPAAFKKGGSTTAGNSSQVSDGAAAVLVARRSKARQLGLPVFGVIRSYAVVGVPPDVMGIGPAYAIPEALKKAGLSVDDIDVFEVNEAFASQAVYSVDKLGIPWEKVNPNGGAIALGHPLGCTGSRQIATLLNELKRRGKRAYGVVSMCIGTGMGAAAVIEYPGPQA from the exons ATGGAGCGCATGCAGACGATATTCGGGCACATTTCAGTGCCAAACAGGGCCCAAAACCAATCGTTTTCCAGCCTGGCCCAGAATGAGGTGAAAGGTCGATTTGCAGAGAGTGAAGACGACGTTGTGATCGTCTCTGCACTGAGAACTCCGATCGGCAAAGCGGCCAGAGGATCTTTTAAG GACACAACCCCAGATGACCTTCTAGTGTCAGTGCTGAAGGCTACGCTGGAGAGGACCAATGTGAACCCTTCTGAAATTGGGGACATCTGTGTGG GTAATGTTCTCCAGCCAGGTGCAGGGCCAGCGGTCTTCAGAATTGCCCAGTTTGCAGC AGGCATCCCAGAGACTGTCCCTCTGAGCGCCTGTAACAGACAGTGTTCCTCAGGACTGCAGGCTGTTATGCATGTGGCCA ACAGTATCAAGGCAGGAGTCTGTGACATGGCTATTGGTGCAGG TGTGGAGTCCATGAGTAAGCGTAAGCAGGGTGGGGAACCAGGTGACCTGAACCCTGACAACTTCAAGTTCGAGAAGGCCAGAGACTGCATTATTCCCATGGG GATCACCTCTGAGAATGTAGCTGAGAGGTTTGGAGTGACTCGTGAGACACAGGACATGTTTGCAGCCATCTCTCAGCAGAG AGCCTGTGCTGCCACAGAGAAGGGTTTGTTCCAGGACGAGATTGTTCCTGTCAAGACCAAGGTAGT ACAAGGATGACAGGAGAGGGAAATCACC GTGACCAAAGATGATGGTGTCCGCCCAGGGACAACCAAAGAAAAACTGGCCAGACTTCCAGCAGCTTTCAAAAAGGGAGGCAGTACAACTGCAG GTAACTCCAGCCAGGTGAGTGATGGTGCAGCTGCCGTCCTGGTGGCCAGGCGGTCCAAGGCCCGTCAGCTTGGCCTGCCGGTGTTCGGTGTGATTCGCAGCTACGCTGTGGTTGGTGTGCCTCCAGATGTCATGGGCATCGGACCTGCCTATGCTATACCAGAAGCACTGAAGAAAGCAG GCCTGTCTGTTGATGACATTGATGTCTTTGAAGTGAATGAAGCTTTTGCAAGCCAG GCGGTGTACTCCGTAGACAAGCTGGGGATCCCCTGGGAGAAGGTGAACCCTAACGGTGGGGCCATCGCCCTGGGGCACCCCCTGGGGTGTACCGGCAGCAGGCAGATCGCCACACTGCTCAATGAGCTCAAGAGGAGGGGCAAGAG GGCTTACGGAGTTGTGTCCATGTGTATTGGAACAGGCATGGGGGCAGCAGCAGTCATTGAGTACCCTGGGCCTCAGGCCTGA